The genomic segment CGTGCAGGAGCCCCTGGTGGGAGCGGATGCCAGGATCGCCTGTGTGGCCGCCGCGTCGGTCATTGCCAAGGTCTTCCGGGACGCCCTGATGGACGAGCTGGATGCCATTTATCCGGGGTACGGCTTCGCCCACAACAAGGGCTACCCCACCCCTGAGCACCTGGCCGCCCTGCGGGCAAGGGGGCCGTCACCCGTCCACCGGCTGTCGTTCGCCCCGGTGGCGGAGGCGTCCGGGCCGGCACCGGCATGACGGGCCCGCGGCACGCGTTCAGGCAGCAGGCCGGGCAGCGCGCCGAGGAGGCTGCGCGCCGCTACCTGCAAGCCCGAGGCTGGGCCATTTTGGCGTGCAACTTCCGCCGCCGGTCTGGCGAGATTGACCTGGTGGCAAAAGATCCGCAGGGCACCGTGGTTTTCGTCGAGGTGCGTGC from the Bacillota bacterium genome contains:
- a CDS encoding ribonuclease HII codes for the protein VQEPLVGADARIACVAAASVIAKVFRDALMDELDAIYPGYGFAHNKGYPTPEHLAALRARGPSPVHRLSFAPVAEASGPAPA